A single Acidimicrobiales bacterium DNA region contains:
- a CDS encoding uroporphyrinogen-III synthase, with protein MASGLLDGFAVGVTADRRAEEQIELLHRHGARALHGPTLRTLPLVADAALRANTEALLRDPPALVLANTALGIRSWLSACESWGLGADVADVLRASEIVARGPKAAGSLVTIGCDVAWRSPSGRLSEVIAHLLDRPLTGVRVASQRDGSDADRAALALRAAGADVVEIGTYRWERPEDEAPAARLLDAVVDQSLDAVTFTSAAAVGNFFALAADRHQTDAVRAACTHGVIPVCVGPVTQEAAVAHGLPAAIAPTRPLLGAMVNTVVDAVARRRVRVDLADHALEVAGTLAIVGGRRVELTAREAAVLRVLAQRAGVVVSKRALLDAVWRDEVVDQHALEVVVSRLRRQLGPAGSSLRTVIRRGYMLAAR; from the coding sequence GTGGCGTCTGGACTCCTCGACGGTTTCGCGGTCGGCGTGACCGCCGATCGGCGCGCCGAGGAGCAGATCGAGCTGCTGCACCGTCACGGTGCCCGCGCCCTCCACGGCCCGACGCTGCGGACCCTCCCCCTTGTCGCCGACGCCGCTCTGCGGGCGAACACCGAGGCTCTCCTGCGCGACCCGCCGGCGCTCGTGCTCGCCAATACCGCGCTGGGCATCCGGTCATGGTTGTCGGCGTGTGAGAGTTGGGGTCTCGGTGCCGACGTCGCCGACGTCCTGCGCGCCAGCGAGATCGTGGCTCGCGGCCCCAAGGCCGCCGGTTCGCTCGTGACCATCGGCTGCGACGTGGCGTGGCGCAGCCCATCGGGACGCCTGTCCGAAGTGATCGCCCACCTACTCGACCGGCCGTTGACCGGTGTACGGGTCGCGTCGCAAAGAGACGGCTCCGACGCGGACCGCGCGGCGCTCGCCCTGCGCGCCGCCGGAGCCGACGTCGTCGAGATCGGTACATATCGCTGGGAACGGCCGGAGGACGAAGCGCCTGCCGCCCGGCTGCTCGACGCCGTGGTCGACCAGTCGTTGGATGCAGTGACGTTCACCAGCGCGGCGGCGGTCGGCAACTTCTTCGCCCTCGCGGCGGATCGCCATCAAACCGACGCCGTACGTGCCGCGTGCACCCACGGGGTGATTCCGGTGTGCGTCGGACCCGTCACCCAGGAGGCCGCGGTGGCCCATGGCCTGCCCGCGGCGATTGCACCGACACGACCACTGCTGGGGGCGATGGTCAATACGGTGGTCGACGCCGTGGCGCGGCGACGCGTCCGCGTCGACCTCGCCGACCACGCGCTCGAAGTCGCCGGGACGCTCGCGATCGTGGGCGGGCGTCGCGTCGAACTCACCGCCCGCGAAGCCGCGGTGCTGCGGGTGTTGGCCCAGCGCGCGGGTGTCGTCGTCTCGAAGCGGGCGTTACTCGACGCGGTGTGGCGTGACGAAGTGGTCGACCAACACGCGCTCGAAGTCGTCGTGAGTCGCCTGCGGCGCCAACTCGGCCCCGCTGGCTCCTCGTTGCGCACCGTGATCCGGCGCGGCTACATGCTCGCGGCGCGTTAA